The genomic segment TTCCTCCGCCAAGCATCCTGGAGTGGtaccatcattatcaccattttataagtgaggaaaccaaggcacacaAAGGTTAAGTACCCTGCTTCAGGTCACAGCTAGAAAGGGGCAGAGGCAGCATTTGAACCCAGCTTATACTACAGAcccttccttttctaattcttcaAGTATCCTTTTggttgaaaattaatttctgaagCATACAAATGGAAgtgttaaaaaaaggaatatgttgAATAATTTGATGCTGATAGTCCAGCAGCATATTAATCCACATTGATACATATAGTCCTGTAGAgaaattctgattcttttttaaaatttatttacttattttgctttttagggcctcacctgaggcatatggaggttcccaggctaggagtcaaaagagagctgtagccaccggcctataccacagccacagcaaggccagatccaagctgcctctgcagcctgcaccatagttcatggcaacaacagatccttaacccactgagtgaggccagggatcaaacctgcatcctcatggatactagtcagattcgtttccactgagacagGGAACCCCGAGAAATTCTGATTCTCCCAAGCGTTTCTAGGCAAGAATACTGATCCTGCAGAACAGTGGGCCTCCCAAGGTAGATGGGATCTAGAGGGAACAGGTGAGAGGGAAGGCAATAGGCACCAGCTGGTCCCTTGCCCTGCAGCATTACTGTATGTACCTTGGAAAACAAAAGCATAGTGAGGAAGAAACACAATGTTAAAGGGACATATGGACAGAGTTCAACGGAATTTGCTAGTAGGTTAGGACTTACAAGTAGCCCATTTCAGACTAGTCATGCTCTAACAACTTCTAGGTTGGTCTTTAATGGGATCATTTCAGTTTTTAAGATCacaagtgtaggagttcccatcgtggctcagtggttaacgaacccaactagtattcatgaggacgcaggttctatccctggccttgctcagtgggttaaggatctggcattgccgtgagctgtggtatagctcagacatgactcggatcctgtgttgctgtggctgtggtgtaggccagcagttgtagctctgattcgacccctaccctgggaacctccatatgctgcgggtgcggccctaaaaagacaaaaaaaaaaaaaaatttacaagtacAGAGGCAACATGGATGATGTGTATACCTTCCTTGGTGTATTTATCCAAGCCAGATGGCTGAAGTGGGAATCCACTGACACGGCAACAACTTCACAATTCACATCATGAAATTCATTGGCTTTGTCACTGAAAGCAATAATTTCTGTAGGACACACAAAGGTGCtaggaagaaaaggcagaaattcttatcagagaatttaaaaacaaggcTGGCTTTAAAATTTGAACAAGTGGTATCTATAAATTAGTTCAATTTACTTAAAGATGAAAAGGCCAAAATGATTGGCCCCCACTGGACTCCTTATCACAATGATACTccagtagaggaaaaaaaaaaaaaatcaactttctaTTTAAGAAgcacatcaaaaaatggacatGGGGCTAGCACACcactgctgtcactgctatggctcaggtcactgctgtggcaagggtttttttgttttgtcttttgtcctttcagggccacactccaggcacatggagtttcccaggctaggggtcgaatgggaactacagctgctggcccacacaacagccatagcaactcgggatccaagccgtctctgcgacctacactacagcacatgacaacgccagatccttaacccacttagcgaggccagggatcgaagccgaaacctcatggttcccagtcggattcgcttctgctgcaccacaacaggaactcccctgtagtaagggtttgatctctggcccaggaacttccacatgccatgaatgtgccccccacccccaaaaggcaTGGGGAACTCAGGTTCTCTGACACATAgtcaaagaataaagagaaaacctTATTTAAATAAAGTAGCTTTATGAAACCTTCTTATTATTATccttacttttctcattttctcccagACCAGTGAAAACTTCCTCACAGACCAGCTTACAGGAACCACCGCTCCAGAGTACATAAAATAGTCATACTAAAACCCTGCCCCCTGAAAAGGAATGCCATTCCACCCCCTATATTTATTGCTTGTCAATTACCTACAGAGCAAGCTGTATCAATAAGATCAGCAGTGATAGCGGGTCAGAAATAACCCTTCCCTTGACAAGAGTAACCGGAGACAGGCAATGTCAGTAGGAAGCACAGATCTTTGCTCTCAGAGTGACATTAAAGCATCACAGAAATTACACTTACAAATCCAAAGGATAGAAGAAGAGCACCAAGTATTTCCCCTTATAGTCATCAAGGCTTAGTTCTTTGAACTCTCCATTGACAACGGCTGTGCCCTTAAAATAGGGCGCATGCTGGGTGACGGCAGGGGAATGGTGGGAAGAACctgaaaaaaccaaaaccaaacacagGCATCTATAGCTCATTTGTTAAATCCAGCACCTATGTGATTTCATTTTAACCTCTCACAATAACTACCTAGAAGTATAATTAAAAGGTTCagtcatttctcttctttccgTAGTGCTAGACTGTACACAAGTTTATACACAAGTTCAAAATGCCAtggaaactaaaaagacaaaagctacTAGGGATGGAATGAACACGGGATTAAGGATGACCTGAGCTTGGAGGTAGATTCTAAATATGGTTTGGATTTTGCCAAGACCAGGGCAAACAAGGCAGGTGTGGGGAAGAGCCCATGGCAGTTTGATTAGAACAtggagaaaaagtgtgtgtggggcAAAGCTGCTTGGGAGACAAAGCACGCAGGGGGGAAGGCCATGCCGAGTGCCCTTCAACAACAGGATGGTGAGtctgttcttataagaagagataaaGGAGTCCCTAGAGGTTATCCTGGCAGAGGCAGATGAAGAATCAGCAGTTTTAGGAAGATCAGCCTGGGGGCGGGCGATacgaggggcagggagaggggagccTGATGGTAAGAGGTGCTTTTAGGTAGAGGTGTGGAGGGAAAGGGTCTGGCAGGAGGAATAGAAAGGAAAGGATGCAGGAGCTGTGTCAGAACCTGGGAAAGTGGGACAAGGGAGACCAAGCATCAAAATGCTTGGGCCTCAGAAACAGGAGGAGCTGTTGGGAGCAGGGGTTTGGGACAGGCTCAAGCAAAGTTTTAAATCTGTGGCATCAAATCACTATTAGAAAATTTGTTAAAAAGCTCTCATCAGGAAGTAAAACTGTGAAACCTTCTAGAGCATCTCACCCACAAACCACTACATGttaaatacatgatttttaaGAGGTGGGAGGCATTTTTCAAATACCGTTCATTATCTGAGGCTGATCTTAGCAAACCCCATATTCCAGAGAATGGAGTATTACTCTCGAGAAACATCTGCGCTTCGCTCAGAGCCTGGCAGAGTCCATTAGACTGGCCTCAGTGGCCAAGTGGAGCTGGCCCCCAGGTTTGAATGCAACAGCCTTTAGAGGAGCTGCACTCAGGTCCGTTACCCTTCGTAAACAGCAGGCCCAGACACCTCTGAGTGTTCCCATCCCCTTCCATGTTCCTCAACACAGGGGAGTGAAACCTCCAGAACCAACATGGAAATGTGACACTGGACACTTTGCCTCAGGGAGCCTCAACCCTTGGCTGCATATTGCAATCTCTttctgagcttttaaaaaaatactaacattCAGGTCTCACCCTAGACACTGACTTAATTTGTTTGGGGTGAGGCTGGGGCCGCAGTAAGTGTATAAAAGCTCCCAGGTGAGTCTTCATATGGCCATTATTCAGAGATGATAAGTGTTTCCATTATCTGGTTCAAACAAAGGCATAACAACACTTACTGGTGCTAAAGGCGAATTTTGCTTGACTGGAACCAGACCACAGCACACTTGTCAAGCACGTTCTTTGAGAAGGAGCAGGCCTAAGGGCTGCAGAGGCAGAAATGCCCCAAGGAATGGCACTCACATGTCGGACAACctacaaagagaaatattttatattaggaAGTATTCCCAGAATGGTGGCTGAATCCGTGCTGAGGACATCAGGCCAGCAGTAGCCTCAGCCGTCCCTATTCCTGGGAACAAAATACCAAACTCCAAGAGCATGGACTGGATCTCCATGTTCTCAAAATTCCCTTCTGCTTCCTTATCCCTCAGGACTGCCAGGTGGGAGGGATGTTGGGAGAtggtggtcaaagggtacaaagttgCAACTGCGTAGATAAGTCTGGATAGCTAATGTACAAGCATATTGACTATGCTTAAACTACACTGAACGCTGACAATATGCTAAGAGTAGTTTTCAGGTACAATCACACACAAAAGGTAactatgtggggagttcccactgtggcacagcagaaacatatctgacgagtatcagtgaggatgtgggtttgatctctggcctcgctcagtgggtcagtgatctagtgctgctgtgagcggtggtgtaggtcgaagactcagcttggatcccacgtggctgtggctgtggtgtaggctggcagctgtagctctgatttgaccccagcctgggaacttccatatgctgcgggtgtggccctaaaaagcaaaaataaataagtaaataaataaaggtaacgATATGAAGAGATATGTTCATTACTTTGTATTTAtcatttcattatgtatatatacatggaatcataatGTACACTTCAAATacatataacttttattttaaaatatatataaataaatgaagggggggaaaaaagactgcaagggagctccctggtagctcagcaggttaaggatctggcatggtcactgcaggggacagagttcaatccctggacctggaacttcagcatgctgtgggtgcagccaaaaaaaaaagactgcaaggCAGGGGGGatttataaaaacacaaagactCCATGCTTTTAAGAGCAACCCAAAGGATT from the Phacochoerus africanus isolate WHEZ1 chromosome 15, ROS_Pafr_v1, whole genome shotgun sequence genome contains:
- the PRDX3 gene encoding thioredoxin-dependent peroxide reductase, mitochondrial, with amino-acid sequence MAAAAGRLLRASVVRHVSAIPWGISASAALRPAPSQRTCLTSVLWSGSSQAKFAFSTSSSHHSPAVTQHAPYFKGTAVVNGEFKELSLDDYKGKYLVLFFYPLDFTFVCPTEIIAFSDKANEFHDVNCEVVAVSVDSHFSHLAWINTPRKNGGLGHMNIALLSDLTKQISRDYGVLLEGPGLALRGLFIIDPNGVIKHLSVNDLPVGRSVEETLRLVKAFQFVETHGEVCPANWTPDSPTIKPHPTDSKEYFEKVHQ